The Sporosarcina ureae genomic sequence CTCTGTCACGTCATGCATGATAATAACGATTCCAAGCCAGTTACCATTTTCACCGATGACAGGTGCTCCGTATACTTCTAAATAACAAACGCCTTCTTTAAGTAAAACTTTGGATTGAAATGAACGTACTTCCTCCGTTAAAAATATCGTTTCTATTTCTCTTTCAATATCTGATGGCAAACCAATATCTTTAAATGTTTTTCCCATTAACTCTTCACCATTGCGATGGAATGTTTCTTCAAACACACGGTTGACTAAGTTGACTGCCCCTTGTCTACCAAACATCAATAGACTGCTACCAATGCTACTGACTAATGTATTTAAACGCTCTTGTTCCATTGCGCGTAGTGCAGCGTTTCCTTGTAATTTCTGCGCGACTTCATTGATGGAACTCATCAGTTGGTGATTGGTCGCAGTGTCTTCATTATGCGCTCGTACCAAATAATTGCCTTGCGCTAATTGATGGATAACACCTGTAAAGTGATCAATTGGCCGGACATATTGCTGAAGGATTTTTGCCATAACAAACATCGTAATAACAAATACTAAAACGAGTGTAAACAGTAAGTAGACCCAATAGGTTTGTTGTATAGTCGCGTCCACATTTTCTCCAAACAAATGAAAAAATTGTCCTAAGATAATTCCTAGCACAATTAATAAAATGGATAAAATGATGGCTGATGCAGTTAAAATTCTTGTGTAATAATACTTCATCTAGTTTTGCTCCCCGAACTTGTAACCGACGCCTCTCATCGTTTTAATATAGCGCGGTTTCCTCGTATTTTCTTCGATTTTATCGCGCAGATGGCTAACATGTACATCCACAATTCTAGAATCTCCCGCAAACTCGTAATTCCAGACCGCTTGTAACAACTGATCTCGAGAGAACACCCGATTCGGATGCTTCATGAAATAAACAAGCAACTCAAATTCTTTCGGTGTGAATTCTAGCGGCTTTTCATCCAAATACACTTCCAAGCGTTCCGGATACACTGTCAGCTGCCCTGCAACCAATTTCTTTTCCTTCATAGGATTGCGCTCACCTGTACGCCTAAGAACTGCACGAACTCTTGCCGCCACTTCACGAGGACTAAAAGGCTTGGTCATATAATCATCGGCACCCATTTCTAGCCCTACGATTTTATCCATCTCTTCTCCTTTAGCAGTCAACATGATGATCGGCGTTTCAATATTCTCTTTTCTCAGCATACGGCAAACTTCTATTCCGTCTATTTTAGGCAACATTAAATCTAGAAGAATCAAATCAGGGTGTTCATCTAATACTTTTTCCACGGCTTCTTCTCCATCATTCGCGAGTACGGTTATATAACCCGCTTGTTGCAATGTGAATTCAAGTAGTTTTTGTATTGACTGTTCATCTTCCACAATCAAAATCTTTTGCTGTTTAATTCCCATCCGCGGATTCCTTTGTTTGCATGAGTTTGGCAGGAAGCTTTTGTGGAGCGATGACCACTACTTCTCCACTCATAATTCGCTCGCCTTCTTGATCGGTTGCATCTACTTGGATGGTTACTTGGTTTGACTGCACTTCAAGTTTTGTAACTTCCAGAACGAATTCAACTATCGAGTAATGATAGACCGGTTTAGGAAAATGTAGTTGTTGATTGATTATATGTGCTCCTGGTCCCGGCATATGTTTCGAAATGGCGGCTGTCACGATACCCGTCAACATAATGGGTGGAACGATCGGCTGTCCGTATATCGTCTCCGCTGCATAATCATGTTGTAAATATAACGGATTGGCATCGTTCGTCAATCCTAGGTATAGCATCAAATCTTTATCTTCTATTTTCTCGGTCAAGTGTAACCTCTCGCCTATTTCTAACTCTGTTATATCTTTCCCTATCAATTTCCGTCTACTTTTCAACAAACAAACCCCT encodes the following:
- a CDS encoding MaoC/PaaZ C-terminal domain-containing protein, which encodes MLKSRRKLIGKDITELEIGERLHLTEKIEDKDLMLYLGLTNDANPLYLQHDYAAETIYGQPIVPPIMLTGIVTAAISKHMPGPGAHIINQQLHFPKPVYHYSIVEFVLEVTKLEVQSNQVTIQVDATDQEGERIMSGEVVVIAPQKLPAKLMQTKESADGN
- a CDS encoding response regulator transcription factor, whose translation is MGIKQQKILIVEDEQSIQKLLEFTLQQAGYITVLANDGEEAVEKVLDEHPDLILLDLMLPKIDGIEVCRMLRKENIETPIIMLTAKGEEMDKIVGLEMGADDYMTKPFSPREVAARVRAVLRRTGERNPMKEKKLVAGQLTVYPERLEVYLDEKPLEFTPKEFELLVYFMKHPNRVFSRDQLLQAVWNYEFAGDSRIVDVHVSHLRDKIEENTRKPRYIKTMRGVGYKFGEQN
- the pnpS gene encoding two-component system histidine kinase PnpS; amino-acid sequence: MKYYYTRILTASAIILSILLIVLGIILGQFFHLFGENVDATIQQTYWVYLLFTLVLVFVITMFVMAKILQQYVRPIDHFTGVIHQLAQGNYLVRAHNEDTATNHQLMSSINEVAQKLQGNAALRAMEQERLNTLVSSIGSSLLMFGRQGAVNLVNRVFEETFHRNGEELMGKTFKDIGLPSDIEREIETIFLTEEVRSFQSKVLLKEGVCYLEVYGAPVIGENGNWLGIVIIMHDVTELVRLEQVRKDFVANVSHELKTPVTSIKGFSEMLLDGVVEDPVMKRDFLEIMYKESNRLQLLIEDLLRLSSMERGSFEITRTPVDVVEVVEQSVKIVQAKVQEKDMRIDLHMPDQLIIPADHDRLVQVMVNLLNNAIAYSQEKTIVTVSVEEIEENVLITVRDQGIGIMPSELPRLFERFYRVDRARSRESGGTGLGLAIVKHIAEAHQGTVTVDSEVGVGTVFRVQLPTDEQM